The following coding sequences are from one Thermostaphylospora chromogena window:
- a CDS encoding sensor histidine kinase, with translation MRSLPHLAGRWGLVCGGLVLGLCTAVVDAVFLVVAGVAVVAAPAAGRAVRGRVSAWVRAGALWLAGVERWRLGVFLGCVVEEGEYGGGRALRYLAVRVPVGLLGGAVVLLLVYGVGSGVVLLSRWVRGLEGYGMSPTPWIVAYVVVGGVVLVFLNLQGLVGMVVLERRVAGWSLGPSRRELLERRIGELAASRAGVVEVVDQERRRIERDLHDGVQQRLVALGVLLGRARRQGDSELLRQAHREAREVLRDLREVAWRVYPAALDTVGLRDALAAVVERSGVPVRLVYEVEGRLPRPVETAVYFVVCEAVTNAAKHSGAVSVSVEVMAAGSGVRVRVCDDGCGGADVSGGGLSGLARRVAALDGRFSVSSPVGGPTVVVAELPCVGVVEGV, from the coding sequence GTGAGGTCGTTGCCGCATCTGGCCGGTCGGTGGGGGTTGGTGTGCGGTGGGTTGGTGCTGGGGTTGTGCACGGCCGTGGTGGATGCGGTGTTCTTGGTGGTGGCCGGGGTGGCGGTGGTTGCCGCCCCGGCCGCGGGGCGTGCGGTGCGTGGGCGGGTGTCGGCGTGGGTGAGGGCGGGTGCGTTGTGGTTGGCGGGGGTGGAGCGGTGGCGGCTGGGTGTGTTCTTGGGGTGTGTCGTGGAGGAGGGGGAGTACGGCGGGGGGCGGGCGTTGCGGTATTTGGCGGTGCGGGTGCCGGTGGGGTTGTTGGGGGGTGCGGTGGTGTTGCTGCTGGTTTACGGGGTGGGTAGCGGGGTGGTGTTGCTGTCGAGGTGGGTGAGGGGGTTGGAGGGGTATGGGATGTCGCCGACTCCGTGGATCGTGGCGTATGTGGTGGTGGGTGGTGTGGTGCTGGTGTTTTTGAATCTGCAGGGGTTGGTGGGGATGGTGGTGTTGGAGCGTCGGGTGGCGGGGTGGTCTCTGGGGCCGAGTCGGCGGGAGCTGTTGGAGCGGCGGATCGGTGAGTTGGCGGCGTCGCGGGCGGGTGTGGTGGAGGTGGTGGATCAGGAGCGGCGGCGGATCGAGCGGGATTTGCATGATGGGGTGCAGCAGCGTCTGGTGGCGTTGGGGGTGTTGTTGGGGCGGGCGCGGCGGCAGGGTGATTCGGAGTTGTTGCGGCAGGCTCATCGGGAGGCGCGGGAGGTGTTGCGGGATCTGCGGGAGGTGGCGTGGCGGGTTTATCCGGCGGCGTTGGACACGGTGGGGTTGCGGGATGCGTTGGCGGCGGTGGTGGAGCGGTCCGGGGTGCCGGTGCGGTTGGTGTATGAGGTGGAGGGGCGGTTGCCGCGGCCGGTGGAGACGGCGGTGTATTTCGTGGTGTGTGAGGCGGTGACGAACGCGGCCAAGCATTCGGGGGCGGTGTCGGTTTCGGTGGAGGTGATGGCGGCGGGGTCGGGGGTGCGGGTGCGGGTGTGTGATGACGGGTGTGGGGGTGCGGATGTGTCGGGGGGTGGGTTGTCGGGGTTGGCGCGTCGGGTGGCGGCGTTGGATGGTCGGTTTTCGGTGTCGAGTCCGGTGGGTGGGCCGACGGTGGTGGTGGCGGAGTTGCCGTGTGTTGGAGTGGTGGAGGGGGTGTGA